The following proteins are co-located in the Acinetobacter sp. NCu2D-2 genome:
- a CDS encoding lytic transglycosylase domain-containing protein has translation MLKLKFKTHNYSKFLGLSVACFAITEIQAAEQQFNDALSAANAGNTELLQQYRAAMQNDALGYYPEYWLLNQNLAQQPVSAILSFAQRYPQSAMAEKLSADYVEEKVKQADFATAQPVLSFVTNADRAEACAVAQVRAKTGDPLVYAEFKDVWLTTESQPESCTGLGRMMLSSPLLTTEDRQQRLWAQLRAGQSGQAIATAQSIGQSLSLAQLNSIQANPQQYLWTAPKTNAADYAYLIYAMGRLANNDLNSAFAIVKQSAAGTPENVQKALYRTVGYIGGTTVMKNNFNREVLNYLDASYGLPFSPEEAEIYARQAIRFSAWESLIRAIDAMSVTQKQEDRWQYWLARASEQRSDRASKKAAEEIYKRLATGDDYYNLLARDRIGQLTLGSNTQAQPSNQAMQRLNQDIHFRRAFALRDIGAPATYINREWNWAVRQAYLKNDDDLILAAAKRALDMGWHDRAIYAADRTTKKHNYTYRYPMPHQNYVVSHSQNAGIDPAWAYGLMRQESRFNTGARSNVGAGGLMQIMPDTAKLVAKKMGETYNPAALTDMNTNIRYGTYYLSTILGQLSGSPVLATAGYNAGPNRARRWQPENQPIAADQYTETIPLLETRDYVKHVMTNATHYGILLGQGAQSIGKRMQQIPLRNTQQ, from the coding sequence ATGTTAAAGCTAAAGTTTAAAACACATAATTATTCTAAATTCTTGGGCTTAAGTGTGGCCTGCTTTGCAATAACCGAGATTCAAGCTGCTGAGCAACAATTTAATGATGCTTTAAGTGCAGCAAATGCAGGTAATACTGAATTGTTGCAGCAATATCGTGCTGCTATGCAAAATGATGCCTTAGGGTATTACCCTGAATATTGGTTACTCAATCAAAACCTTGCACAGCAACCTGTATCAGCAATTTTAAGTTTCGCTCAGCGCTATCCTCAATCGGCTATGGCGGAAAAACTCAGTGCGGACTATGTTGAAGAAAAAGTTAAACAAGCCGACTTTGCAACTGCACAACCGGTACTTTCTTTTGTGACTAATGCTGACCGCGCGGAAGCCTGTGCTGTAGCTCAAGTGCGGGCAAAAACTGGCGATCCTTTGGTTTATGCAGAATTTAAAGATGTATGGCTAACCACTGAGTCGCAACCTGAATCATGTACAGGTTTAGGGCGTATGATGCTCTCAAGTCCTTTACTGACAACGGAAGATCGTCAGCAACGCTTATGGGCGCAGCTTCGTGCAGGACAATCGGGTCAAGCCATTGCGACAGCGCAAAGTATTGGTCAAAGTCTAAGTTTGGCGCAGCTTAATTCAATCCAAGCCAATCCGCAGCAATATTTGTGGACTGCGCCTAAAACCAATGCAGCAGACTACGCGTATTTGATTTATGCCATGGGGCGCTTAGCCAATAATGATTTGAATTCTGCATTTGCAATCGTGAAGCAATCTGCTGCTGGAACACCTGAAAATGTTCAAAAAGCTTTATACAGAACCGTAGGTTATATTGGTGGTACCACGGTAATGAAAAATAATTTTAACCGTGAAGTACTCAATTACTTAGATGCGAGTTATGGCTTGCCATTTAGCCCTGAAGAAGCCGAAATTTATGCACGCCAAGCGATTCGTTTTAGTGCGTGGGAAAGTTTAATTCGTGCTATTGATGCCATGAGTGTTACGCAAAAGCAGGAAGATCGTTGGCAATATTGGTTAGCACGTGCATCGGAACAGCGGAGTGATCGTGCATCGAAAAAAGCAGCTGAAGAAATTTATAAACGCTTAGCCACTGGCGATGACTACTATAATTTATTGGCACGTGACCGCATTGGACAACTGACTTTGGGGTCAAATACACAAGCACAGCCATCCAATCAAGCGATGCAGCGTTTGAATCAAGATATTCATTTCCGCCGTGCATTTGCCTTACGTGATATTGGTGCACCGGCAACCTATATTAACCGTGAGTGGAACTGGGCAGTACGTCAGGCCTATTTAAAAAATGATGATGATCTGATTTTGGCTGCTGCAAAACGTGCTTTAGATATGGGGTGGCATGATCGTGCGATTTATGCCGCAGACCGCACCACTAAAAAACATAACTATACCTATCGTTATCCAATGCCACATCAAAACTATGTCGTGAGTCATAGCCAAAACGCTGGCATTGATCCTGCATGGGCTTATGGTTTGATGCGTCAAGAAAGTCGGTTTAATACTGGTGCGCGCTCTAATGTTGGGGCAGGTGGTTTGATGCAAATCATGCCAGATACCGCAAAACTTGTGGCAAAGAAAATGGGTGAGACGTATAACCCAGCAGCGCTAACCGATATGAATACCAATATCCGTTACGGTACTTATTATTTGTCGACAATTTTGGGTCAGCTCAGTGGTAGCCCAGTACTTGCAACAGCAGGCTACAATGCAGGACCGAACCGTGCACGTCGTTGGCAACCTGAAAACCAACCGATCGCGGCTGACCAGTACACAGAAACGATTCCACTTTTGGAAACACGAGATTATGTGAAACATGTTATGACGAATGCCACACATTACGGTATTTTATTAGGACAGGGTGCTCAATCCATTGGGAAGCGCATGCAGCAAATCCCGCTTAGAAACACACAACAATAA
- a CDS encoding ribonuclease T2 family protein, with the protein MGVMSNRLLVVASVLLAGAGNTVSAATPNYIMDVQLVPAVCSLHADFSKKRKCLEGYSLNIAGLYPEHPSGDCTTTSSAKLSPLQSKVVARVMPDEQSRTLLWRNIGGCMPMNATQYFRNIINYAAHLKVPEELTGQENIVMPIESLRSKFLKINPGLPSHGVKFSCQKVAKGSLLTSIKICYYHNGKYKQCPSNVINTCAHNVLIKGTY; encoded by the coding sequence ATGGGAGTAATGAGTAATCGTCTGCTTGTTGTCGCTTCAGTCTTATTGGCTGGGGCGGGCAACACTGTATCTGCAGCAACCCCAAATTATATTATGGATGTGCAGCTCGTTCCTGCTGTCTGTAGTTTACATGCTGATTTTTCAAAAAAACGTAAATGTCTTGAAGGGTATTCACTCAATATTGCAGGGTTATATCCTGAACATCCGTCAGGGGATTGCACCACGACCTCTTCTGCAAAATTATCGCCTTTACAATCTAAAGTTGTTGCTCGTGTCATGCCTGATGAACAAAGTCGGACATTATTGTGGCGGAATATTGGTGGATGTATGCCGATGAATGCGACACAATATTTTAGAAATATTATTAATTATGCGGCTCATCTTAAAGTTCCAGAGGAGCTGACAGGGCAAGAAAACATTGTCATGCCAATTGAGTCTTTACGTAGTAAATTCCTAAAAATCAATCCAGGATTGCCGAGTCATGGGGTGAAATTTAGCTGTCAGAAGGTAGCAAAAGGCAGTTTATTAACCTCAATCAAAATTTGTTATTACCACAATGGTAAGTATAAACAATGCCCGAGTAACGTAATTAACACATGCGCACATAATGTGTTAATTAAAGGGACCTATTAA